Genomic DNA from Haloplanus aerogenes:
CCATCGTCGCCGCCAACAACGGCCTCCTCTTTCTCGGCCAGCGGACGATCACGCCCGCCGCCGCGTCCGTGATGTACGGGCTCAACCCCATCCTCTCGCCGGCCTTCGCCTTCCTGTTGCTCGGTCAGCGCCTCGACGTGCGGGGTATCGTGGGCATCCTCCTCGGTCTCGTCGGCGTCGTCATCATCGTCCAGCCGTCACCCGAGACGATCACGTCCGGGTCGACCATCGGGCAGTTGTACGTCCTCGCCGCGGCGGCGGTCATCGCCGTCGGGAGTGTCCTCATGCGGCGAATCGACGCCACCATCGAAAGCATCCCGCTGACCGCGTGGGCGATGGCGCTCGGCGCCCTCCTCCTCCACACTTGGAGCCTCGCCATCGGCGAGAGCGCGGCCGGGACGGCGGTCACCCCCACGGTCGCACTTGCGGTCCTCGCCGTCGCCATCCCCTCCACCGCGGCCGCCTACCCCATCTACTT
This window encodes:
- a CDS encoding DMT family transporter; the encoded protein is MSLHRYRNAGLFVLLGVLFGSSFVAIKAGLDALPPVFFAALRFDVAAPILLVYAAWRHDDWIPRHRADVAGLVVGAVTIVAANNGLLFLGQRTITPAAASVMYGLNPILSPAFAFLLLGQRLDVRGIVGILLGLVGVVIIVQPSPETITSGSTIGQLYVLAAAAVIAVGSVLMRRIDATIESIPLTAWAMALGALLLHTWSLAIGESAAGTAVTPTVALAVLAVAIPSTAAAYPIYFTLIRRIGPVRTNLVAYVVPIVAALTGWLLLDEPVTLATAAGFCVVVAGVALLERRIVATELARFTG